The following proteins are encoded in a genomic region of Salmo salar unplaced genomic scaffold, Ssal_v3.1, whole genome shotgun sequence:
- the LOC106577271 gene encoding N-acetylaspartate synthetase isoform X2, giving the protein MGDIEGHYMKTPDSCLWVAVLEGSVVGVVAARALRGEAGTVELHRMSVDRPCRHRGVGFALGRKVLQFAADRGYLSVVLGTTAYSPAAHRLYQTLGFRCVGVTKGYATPGVSRSVLEQLFYRVSHHHYRMDMTVHKTNTHSQH; this is encoded by the exons ATGGGCGACATCGAGGGACATTACATGAAAACTCCAG ACTCCTGTCTGTGGGTTGCAGTGCTGGAGGGCAGTGTGGTGGGTGTAGTGGCGGCCCGTGCCCTGCGGGGGGAAGCTGGCACTGTGGAGCTGCATCGCATGTCGGTGGACAGGCCCTGTCGGCACCGCGGGGTTGGCTTTGCCCTCGGGCGGAAGGTTCTACAATTTGCAGCGGACCGTGGCTACCTCTCTGTCGTCTTGGGAACCACGGCCTACTCGCCGGCTGCTCACCGGCTATACCAGACTCTGGGGTTCCGATGCGTCGGTGTCACCAAGGGATACGCCACTCCTGGCGTGAGCCGGTCGGTTCTGGAACAGCTCTTCTACCGGGTCAGTCATCACCACTACCGGATGGACATGACCGTTCACAAGACTAACACTCACAGCCAACACTGA
- the LOC106577271 gene encoding N-acetylaspartate synthetase isoform X1, translated as MEDNNNVTRKYHQKGTNGFRTDRVVVRNFESADYPDVERIFIDGLMEMVPDTAFRGLKRHPESLLLYAAMTIVCFIATKSLLLTCLVPLAVLCARYYYSRRVVLGYLERAKLTDMGDIEGHYMKTPDSCLWVAVLEGSVVGVVAARALRGEAGTVELHRMSVDRPCRHRGVGFALGRKVLQFAADRGYLSVVLGTTAYSPAAHRLYQTLGFRCVGVTKGYATPGVSRSVLEQLFYRVSHHHYRMDMTVHKTNTHSQH; from the exons ATGGAAGACAACAACAACGTGACAAGAAAGTACCATCAGAAAGGGACTAATGGATTTAGAACGGACCGTGTGGTTGTGCGTAATTTCGAAAGCGCTGACTATCCGGACGTCGAGCGCATATTCATTGACGGGCTGATGGAGATGGTTCCGGACACCGCGTTTAGAGGGTTAAAACGTCACCCTGAGAGCCTGCTGCTGTACGCCGCTATGACAA TTGTTTGTTTTATTGCGACCAAGTCGTTGTTGCTGACTTGTTTGGTGCCTCTCGCTGTCCTGTGCGCACGCTACTACTACAGCAGGAGAGTTGTCCTTGGGTACCTGGAGCGCGCCAAACTCACGGATATGGGCGACATCGAGGGACATTACATGAAAACTCCAG ACTCCTGTCTGTGGGTTGCAGTGCTGGAGGGCAGTGTGGTGGGTGTAGTGGCGGCCCGTGCCCTGCGGGGGGAAGCTGGCACTGTGGAGCTGCATCGCATGTCGGTGGACAGGCCCTGTCGGCACCGCGGGGTTGGCTTTGCCCTCGGGCGGAAGGTTCTACAATTTGCAGCGGACCGTGGCTACCTCTCTGTCGTCTTGGGAACCACGGCCTACTCGCCGGCTGCTCACCGGCTATACCAGACTCTGGGGTTCCGATGCGTCGGTGTCACCAAGGGATACGCCACTCCTGGCGTGAGCCGGTCGGTTCTGGAACAGCTCTTCTACCGGGTCAGTCATCACCACTACCGGATGGACATGACCGTTCACAAGACTAACACTCACAGCCAACACTGA